The Providencia sp. PROV188 genome includes a region encoding these proteins:
- a CDS encoding ATP-dependent nuclease codes for MYLERVEIYGFRGINRLSLELNNNTVLIGENSWGKSSLLDALDILLSPEHREYQFTANDFHHPTGDDETRFRTLQIVLKFCESRPGRHHSYRFQNLASVWVDNGDDLKHILFRVSAELKDDNSVTVDKCFLNSGGNKLSLDNVGKYIKEIVRLYPVIRLRDARFLNSINPETIVSGSNNFRENFNHQIKELTMALVNNPERLSDNDLEDGVDAMQQLLSHYFSGKSGHMVKTDNPMISIEPRKRGWQALDNINRLIAKPNQRNIRLIILGMFSSLLQSKGNIELDKHARPIIIVEDPETRLHPIMLSIAWGLFSLFSLQRITTTNSGDLLSQAPIDSLCRLVRDTNKVSAYRLNPQDLSAEELRKISFHIRFNRPSALFARCWLLVEGETEIWLMSEFARQCNYFFETEGIKVIAFAQSGLKPLLKFANKMGIEWHVLTDGDEAGRKYAATATHYANKINSPDRDRLTMLPAPDMEHFLYREGFQGLYHEIAEIPENARVSTRRVILKAIARTSKPDLALATVNRAAELGPEAVPLALRNMFSRVAWLARGKAY; via the coding sequence ATGTATCTGGAACGTGTGGAAATATACGGATTTAGAGGGATCAACCGACTTTCTTTAGAACTTAATAATAATACCGTTCTCATCGGGGAAAACTCATGGGGGAAATCAAGTTTACTCGATGCCTTAGATATTTTGCTCTCTCCCGAACATCGCGAATACCAATTCACAGCTAATGATTTTCACCATCCTACAGGGGATGATGAAACACGTTTTCGTACTTTGCAGATTGTCTTAAAGTTCTGTGAGAGTCGTCCTGGTCGCCATCATTCTTATCGTTTCCAAAATCTAGCTTCTGTTTGGGTCGATAATGGGGATGACTTAAAACATATTTTATTCCGAGTAAGTGCGGAGCTAAAAGATGATAACAGCGTTACGGTAGATAAGTGCTTCTTAAATTCTGGGGGTAATAAATTATCCCTTGATAATGTGGGTAAGTATATTAAAGAAATTGTCCGTTTATATCCCGTAATTCGCTTACGAGATGCGCGTTTCTTAAATAGTATAAACCCCGAGACGATAGTCAGCGGAAGCAACAATTTCCGTGAAAACTTTAATCATCAGATTAAAGAATTGACGATGGCGCTGGTGAATAATCCTGAACGCTTAAGTGATAATGACCTTGAAGATGGGGTGGACGCGATGCAGCAATTGCTGAGCCACTATTTTTCAGGGAAAAGCGGTCATATGGTGAAAACGGATAATCCAATGATTAGTATCGAGCCTCGTAAGCGGGGGTGGCAGGCATTGGATAATATTAATCGATTAATAGCGAAGCCGAATCAACGTAATATTCGCCTGATTATCTTAGGGATGTTTTCATCGTTACTGCAATCTAAAGGGAATATTGAGCTGGATAAACATGCTCGCCCAATTATTATTGTGGAAGACCCTGAAACACGGTTACACCCTATTATGTTGTCTATTGCGTGGGGGCTGTTTAGTTTATTCTCCTTGCAGCGGATCACCACAACCAATTCTGGTGACTTACTTTCCCAAGCGCCAATTGACAGCTTATGCCGTCTTGTCCGTGATACTAATAAAGTGTCTGCATATCGTTTGAACCCGCAGGATTTAAGTGCTGAAGAGTTACGTAAAATCTCTTTCCATATCCGCTTTAATCGACCTTCCGCATTATTTGCCCGTTGTTGGCTACTGGTTGAAGGTGAAACGGAAATTTGGCTAATGAGTGAATTTGCAAGGCAGTGTAATTATTTCTTCGAAACAGAAGGCATTAAGGTAATTGCTTTTGCACAAAGTGGCTTAAAACCTTTATTAAAATTTGCCAATAAAATGGGCATTGAATGGCATGTGTTAACTGATGGGGATGAAGCAGGGCGAAAATATGCCGCAACGGCGACGCATTACGCCAACAAAATTAATTCGCCAGATAGAGACCGGTTAACCATGTTGCCTGCACCGGATATGGAACATTTTCTGTATCGCGAAGGGTTTCAAGGTTTGTACCATGAAATTGCAGAAATTCCTGAAAATGCTCGAGTATCCACTCGCCGCGTGATTTTAAAAGCGATTGCACGGACGTCAAAACCTGACTTAGCGCTGGCGACAGTAAACCGTGCCGCTGAATTAGGCCCTGAAGCTGTACCATTAGCTCTGAGAAATATGTTCTCAAGAGTCGCATGGTTGGCACGCGGTAAGGCGTATTAA
- the macA gene encoding macrolide transporter subunit MacA translates to MKAASRKKWIYGIFVLLAALVTAWFFLGNQQPESYQTVDVTRGDLDKRVMATGKLDAVRKVDVGAQVSGQLQTLYVKEGDTVKKGDLLAVIDPQKAQNEVTESQETIHELESNLALAQAELKLAQVTYQRHLSLSKVQAVAQQELDKARTDVEVNKAKVATYQSQIKRNRASLDTAKTNLKYTQITAPMDGIVTFIKTLQGQTVIAAQEAPTILTLADLDTMLVKAEVSEADVIYLEPGQSASFTVLGAPDKKFAGKLKDILPTPEKINDAIFYYARFEVPNPQHLLKLQMTAQVVIELESHKNVLLLPLLALGNEVTPQVYEVEVLNDGIPQKRNIEIGSRNDVSVEVIKGLQEGDKVIVGRSSDTEL, encoded by the coding sequence ATGAAGGCAGCATCAAGAAAAAAATGGATTTATGGCATATTTGTCCTACTCGCGGCGCTGGTTACCGCATGGTTTTTTCTTGGTAACCAGCAACCAGAGAGCTACCAAACGGTTGATGTGACTCGTGGCGATCTCGATAAGCGGGTTATGGCGACGGGTAAATTAGATGCTGTACGTAAAGTGGATGTGGGGGCGCAGGTTAGCGGTCAACTGCAAACACTGTACGTTAAAGAAGGTGATACCGTTAAAAAAGGCGATCTGCTTGCCGTTATTGACCCGCAAAAAGCGCAAAACGAAGTCACTGAATCTCAAGAAACTATCCATGAATTAGAATCCAACTTGGCATTGGCTCAGGCTGAATTAAAGCTTGCACAAGTGACTTACCAACGCCATTTAAGCCTCTCAAAAGTACAAGCGGTGGCTCAGCAAGAGCTGGATAAAGCCAGAACCGATGTGGAAGTGAATAAAGCGAAGGTGGCCACGTATCAGTCGCAGATTAAACGTAATCGCGCCTCTTTAGATACCGCAAAAACGAATCTGAAATACACCCAAATTACAGCGCCAATGGATGGTATTGTGACGTTTATCAAAACATTACAAGGGCAAACGGTAATTGCCGCCCAAGAGGCACCAACGATTTTAACGCTCGCTGATTTGGATACTATGTTGGTCAAAGCAGAAGTTTCCGAAGCGGATGTTATCTACCTTGAGCCAGGGCAAAGTGCGTCTTTTACCGTGTTAGGCGCTCCGGATAAAAAATTCGCAGGAAAATTGAAAGATATCCTACCGACCCCTGAAAAAATTAACGATGCGATTTTCTACTATGCCCGTTTTGAAGTGCCAAACCCTCAACATCTTTTAAAGCTACAAATGACCGCACAAGTGGTGATTGAGCTTGAGTCCCATAAAAATGTGCTGCTCCTTCCCTTGCTCGCTTTAGGAAACGAAGTCACTCCGCAAGTTTATGAAGTGGAAGTTTTGAATGATGGGATACCGCAAAAGAGAAACATTGAAATTGGCAGTCGTAACGATGTTTCAGTGGAAGTGATTAAAGGGTTGCAAGAAGGGGATAAGGTCATCGTCGGTCGCAGCAGCGATACGGAATTGTAA
- the macB gene encoding macrolide ABC transporter ATP-binding protein/permease MacB, which translates to MTTLLELHNITRRYPAGEQEITVLKDVSLKINAGEMVAIIGASGSGKSTLMNILGCLDKPTSGEYFVAGQNIATLDNDQLAQLRREHFGFIFQRYHLLSHLSAEQNVEIPAIYAGAGKSQRQERAVQLLQRLGLGERVHYRPSQLSGGQQQRVSIARALMNGGQVILADEPTGALDSHSGEEVMKILKDLCAQGHTVIIVTHDPKVAQQAERIVEIKDGEIINDSGMLATKKAEFPAKIAMKKNPLGQWVSRFSEALLMAWRAMVVNKMRTLLTMLGIVIGIASVVSIMVIGDAAKGMVLNDIKSIGTNTISVYPGKDFGSDDPENRQALKSSDISAIAQQPYVQSVTGSIDTSARLRKGNLDAVARVAGVGVGYFQVYGNKFAEGMGFTQDMLDRRAPVVVIDGNTKRRFFPNKQNVVGETLLIGNMPATVIGVLGEQKSIFGSSKSLEVFLPDTTINSKLINRSYYDSIVVRVKDGIDAKVAEQQLTRLLTLRHGKKDIFTYNIDTLVKTAEKTTQTMQLFLTLVAVISLVVGGIGVMNIMLVSVTERTREIGIRMAVGARTMDVMQQFLIEAVLVCLIGGLMGIGLSYGVSLIAQMALPGWTFAFDPIALVSAFACSTAIGIIFGFLPARNAARLNPIDALARE; encoded by the coding sequence ATGACGACTTTACTGGAGCTGCATAATATTACGCGGCGCTATCCTGCGGGTGAGCAGGAGATCACCGTACTCAAAGATGTTTCGTTGAAAATAAATGCCGGTGAAATGGTGGCGATTATCGGTGCGTCAGGGTCGGGAAAATCGACGTTGATGAATATTTTGGGATGCTTGGATAAACCCACATCAGGGGAATATTTCGTTGCAGGTCAAAATATTGCGACATTGGATAATGACCAATTGGCACAATTACGACGTGAACATTTTGGCTTTATCTTCCAGCGTTACCATTTACTGAGCCATTTGAGTGCTGAGCAAAATGTTGAAATCCCCGCTATTTATGCCGGAGCAGGCAAGTCTCAGCGACAGGAACGGGCGGTGCAATTACTTCAACGTTTAGGCTTAGGTGAACGAGTTCATTATCGCCCAAGCCAATTGTCGGGGGGGCAGCAACAAAGGGTTAGTATTGCTCGCGCTCTGATGAATGGCGGACAGGTTATTTTGGCGGATGAGCCGACGGGGGCGCTGGATAGCCATTCGGGGGAAGAGGTCATGAAGATCTTAAAAGATCTTTGTGCCCAAGGGCATACGGTGATCATCGTTACCCATGACCCGAAAGTCGCGCAACAAGCAGAGCGGATCGTTGAAATCAAAGATGGCGAAATCATCAATGATTCAGGTATGTTAGCAACGAAGAAAGCTGAGTTTCCGGCAAAAATCGCGATGAAGAAAAATCCATTAGGGCAATGGGTTAGCCGATTTAGTGAAGCTTTATTGATGGCGTGGCGCGCGATGGTAGTGAATAAAATGCGCACCTTGCTGACGATGCTGGGAATTGTGATTGGTATTGCCTCAGTGGTATCCATCATGGTAATTGGCGATGCGGCCAAAGGGATGGTATTGAATGATATTAAATCGATTGGTACCAATACAATTTCGGTGTATCCCGGAAAAGATTTTGGCAGCGATGACCCAGAAAACCGGCAAGCGTTGAAATCCTCTGATATTTCTGCCATTGCTCAGCAGCCTTATGTTCAGTCGGTGACTGGCTCCATTGATACCTCAGCTCGATTACGTAAAGGGAATTTAGATGCGGTGGCTCGAGTCGCAGGAGTGGGGGTAGGTTATTTCCAAGTTTATGGTAATAAATTCGCTGAAGGGATGGGATTTACTCAGGATATGCTTGATCGGCGTGCGCCTGTGGTGGTGATTGACGGTAATACGAAACGACGATTTTTTCCGAACAAACAGAATGTCGTGGGTGAGACATTGCTCATCGGAAATATGCCCGCCACTGTCATTGGTGTATTAGGAGAACAAAAGTCAATTTTTGGTTCCAGTAAAAGCCTAGAAGTGTTTTTACCCGACACGACAATTAACAGTAAGCTGATTAACCGTTCTTACTATGACAGCATTGTGGTTAGAGTGAAGGATGGCATTGATGCGAAAGTGGCTGAGCAGCAACTGACCCGTTTGCTGACTTTGCGTCACGGTAAGAAGGATATTTTTACCTATAATATTGATACATTGGTCAAAACAGCGGAAAAAACCACCCAAACTATGCAGCTCTTTTTGACTTTGGTCGCTGTCATTTCCCTTGTGGTTGGGGGGATTGGTGTGATGAATATTATGTTGGTGTCTGTCACAGAAAGAACCCGTGAAATCGGTATTCGTATGGCGGTTGGTGCTCGAACGATGGATGTGATGCAGCAATTTCTTATTGAGGCGGTGTTAGTGTGTCTTATCGGTGGCTTAATGGGAATTGGCTTATCTTATGGCGTCAGTCTGATTGCTCAAATGGCGCTGCCAGGCTGGACATTTGCATTTGATCCAATTGCACTTGTCAGTGCATTTGCCTGTTCAACGGCGATTGGGATTATTTTTGGTTTCCTACCCGCGAGAAATGCGGCGAGATTAAATCCGATTGATGCATTAGCAAGAGAGTAA
- a CDS encoding purine-cytosine permease family protein: protein MANKAGEDYSLARVPQSARRPFYEVLILRIGSLACVSQVMLGAALGYGLTFWQAFWATMLGSVILQVVSWGLGAAACREGMSISLLSRWSGFGKLGSALIGGAIAISLMGWFGVQNGFFADGMYKATNVLTPGTWSLITGIAVTIITVYGYRFLSITANISTPLFLFALGWATYNLLSGQDISLLINATEPAGPLMTMPAAITMVAGGFIISAVTTPDISRFMHKPKDVFWMTLIGTFCGELFVNMIAVLMALALRTSQVFDLMMALTGLLGASIVIFSTIKMNDINLYSSSLGFSTLLNAIFNKRFDRRYLTWIIGIFGTVASMLGILDNFISFLIYLGISIPPVAGIMVVDYYLLKRDRKELDITREQGILPTRCEAYNPVTLVAWCCAVVVGWGTSALGPLGADIGVPALNSLLVGAVAYWIGMRLLAAFRGEKGIHFRQVSHLD, encoded by the coding sequence ATGGCAAATAAAGCAGGTGAAGATTATTCTCTGGCGCGGGTACCGCAAAGTGCTCGTCGACCGTTTTATGAAGTGTTGATCCTCCGTATCGGTTCACTCGCTTGCGTTTCGCAAGTGATGCTAGGTGCAGCGCTTGGTTATGGATTAACGTTTTGGCAGGCGTTTTGGGCAACAATGCTCGGTTCTGTAATTTTACAGGTCGTCAGTTGGGGTCTCGGAGCGGCAGCTTGCCGTGAAGGAATGTCAATCAGTCTACTGTCTCGGTGGTCTGGTTTTGGAAAACTAGGATCGGCATTAATTGGAGGTGCCATTGCTATCTCCTTAATGGGTTGGTTCGGTGTCCAAAATGGTTTCTTCGCGGATGGTATGTATAAAGCGACTAACGTGCTAACACCAGGGACCTGGTCGCTTATTACAGGCATTGCGGTGACAATTATTACGGTATATGGGTATCGCTTTTTATCTATTACCGCGAATATTTCAACACCGCTATTTTTATTCGCACTAGGTTGGGCAACTTATAATTTATTATCGGGACAGGACATTAGTTTATTAATTAATGCCACTGAACCTGCCGGGCCTTTAATGACAATGCCAGCTGCAATTACGATGGTTGCGGGTGGTTTTATCATCTCTGCTGTAACAACACCAGACATCAGTCGCTTTATGCATAAGCCGAAAGATGTGTTCTGGATGACGTTGATTGGTACATTCTGTGGCGAGCTTTTCGTCAACATGATAGCGGTATTAATGGCTTTAGCATTACGCACAAGCCAAGTTTTTGATTTGATGATGGCGTTAACTGGGTTGCTAGGTGCATCGATTGTTATCTTCTCAACAATTAAAATGAATGATATCAATCTCTACTCTTCATCACTCGGCTTCTCCACACTGTTGAACGCTATTTTTAATAAGCGTTTTGACCGCCGTTATTTAACATGGATTATTGGTATTTTTGGTACTGTGGCTTCCATGTTAGGCATTTTAGATAACTTTATTAGTTTCTTAATTTATCTTGGTATTTCGATTCCGCCTGTCGCGGGTATTATGGTTGTTGATTATTACTTGTTAAAACGTGACAGAAAAGAGCTGGATATCACCCGAGAACAAGGCATTTTACCAACGCGTTGTGAAGCGTATAACCCAGTAACTTTAGTGGCATGGTGCTGTGCGGTCGTTGTTGGTTGGGGAACTTCTGCTCTAGGACCTTTGGGTGCAGATATTGGTGTCCCAGCGTTGAACTCTTTGCTGGTTGGTGCGGTGGCTTATTGGATTGGTATGCGCTTATTAGCGGCATTCCGAGGCGAAAAAGGCATTCACTTCCGCCAAGTTTCTCATTTAGATTGA
- a CDS encoding nitrilase-related carbon-nitrogen hydrolase, whose amino-acid sequence MTDNRVKVALAQFDSELGNKTGNLQRMAQLCEQAASQGAKLICFPELATTGYRGDLLSTQLWDLSDFDGSETYRMFSQLASRLDITIVAGFAERGSRLGEVYNSVGVWNPGCENISGVFRKVHAFGIEKQWFKNGDTFPVFDTPIGKIGVMICYDMGFPEVARILTLQGAELLIAPSAWCIQDRDMWDINTACRALENGTHLLAVNRWGHEEDLHLFGGSKIMGPRGQVLCEASCEQEQLLVGEIDFRLQAYTRLNVPYLRDRKPLDYGLLVQETQV is encoded by the coding sequence ATGACTGATAACCGAGTTAAAGTTGCGCTAGCTCAGTTCGATTCTGAGCTAGGGAATAAGACGGGTAATTTGCAACGCATGGCGCAATTATGCGAACAAGCGGCATCGCAAGGGGCAAAACTTATCTGTTTCCCTGAGTTAGCCACAACCGGTTATCGTGGTGATCTATTATCTACTCAATTATGGGATCTCAGCGATTTTGACGGCAGCGAAACATATCGCATGTTTAGTCAATTGGCTTCCCGCTTAGATATCACGATTGTAGCGGGATTTGCCGAACGCGGTAGCCGTCTAGGTGAAGTGTATAACTCAGTGGGTGTATGGAATCCCGGCTGTGAAAATATCAGCGGTGTATTTCGTAAGGTTCATGCGTTTGGTATTGAAAAACAGTGGTTCAAAAACGGGGATACTTTCCCCGTGTTTGATACGCCAATCGGTAAAATTGGTGTGATGATTTGCTACGACATGGGCTTCCCTGAAGTAGCGCGGATCCTCACTTTACAAGGCGCTGAGTTACTGATTGCGCCTTCTGCCTGGTGTATTCAAGACCGCGATATGTGGGACATTAATACAGCGTGTCGTGCTTTAGAAAATGGCACGCATCTTCTAGCGGTCAATCGCTGGGGGCATGAAGAAGATTTACACCTATTTGGTGGCAGTAAAATTATGGGCCCGCGTGGGCAAGTTTTGTGTGAGGCATCTTGCGAACAAGAACAGTTGTTAGTTGGTGAGATTGATTTTCGTCTTCAGGCATATACGCGTTTAAATGTGCCTTATCTAAGAGATAGAAAGCCTCTGGATTATGGCTTGCTAGTGCAGGAAACTCAGGTATGA
- a CDS encoding IclR family transcriptional regulator — protein sequence MSILTSVVDVYRLFLRSGNELTVTTLVNELSMPKSSASRLLKQMAELGLLEKKNNAPIYRPGLLIMEIAHRARGMNHLIDMALEALDSLTKDTGFTSYVSALDEDKVRVVHARIGNSMLQVVTQPGTRLPIGGTSTGRALLARLPINERINLINLEPEESRASLNERISVITERGWEFSVNESVAGVASVSSTVYDPSQNTLYALCLSLPASQMTDEIIVQLSQDLYRKASYLGCMVGDPYWLERSTK from the coding sequence ATGAGTATTTTAACAAGTGTTGTCGACGTGTATCGCCTATTTTTACGCTCAGGTAATGAGCTAACGGTCACCACGTTGGTCAATGAATTATCGATGCCGAAAAGCTCCGCGTCACGTCTGTTAAAGCAGATGGCAGAACTTGGGTTACTCGAAAAGAAAAATAACGCGCCGATTTATCGTCCAGGTTTGTTGATTATGGAGATTGCCCACCGAGCTCGTGGCATGAACCATTTAATTGATATGGCGTTAGAAGCATTAGACAGTTTGACGAAAGATACGGGGTTTACCAGTTATGTATCTGCGTTAGATGAAGATAAAGTCCGTGTTGTTCATGCACGAATTGGTAATAGCATGCTGCAAGTGGTTACGCAGCCGGGAACGCGTTTACCTATTGGTGGCACATCAACGGGGCGCGCATTATTAGCACGTTTGCCGATAAATGAGCGCATAAACTTAATTAATTTAGAGCCTGAAGAGTCTCGAGCTAGTTTAAATGAGCGCATTAGCGTGATCACTGAACGAGGTTGGGAGTTTTCAGTCAATGAGTCAGTTGCCGGTGTCGCTTCTGTATCCAGTACAGTATATGACCCTTCACAAAATACGTTGTATGCGTTGTGTTTGAGTCTCCCTGCGTCGCAAATGACCGATGAGATTATCGTGCAGTTGTCCCAAGATCTTTACCGTAAGGCTTCTTACCTAGGATGTATGGTTGGGGATCCTTATTGGTTAGAGCGTAGTACCAAGTAG
- a CDS encoding DUF1177 domain-containing protein, producing MTLKQTLCVYELLDCANVSGHDVVQLFQDFPSVQVISTTVVDQKGQSDFVRITIPGLQGKSQGKNAPTLGIIGRLGGLGARPSRIGVVSDADGAIAAITTGLKLAEMQQRGDALQGDVIITTHICPNAPTRPHTPVDFMDSPLEDATMNLHEGIPEADAILSVDTTKGNRLINHKGYALSPTVKSGYILPVSEDLLRLMEWSSGQNAVTFPLSIQDITPYGNGLHHLNSIMQPAVSTTVPVVGVAICTETVVPGCSTGASHEVDIAATVKFMIEVAKAFGEGQCAFYDEEQYQLLTELYGDMHHLQATDEQ from the coding sequence ATGACTCTAAAGCAAACTTTGTGCGTTTATGAGCTGCTCGATTGTGCGAATGTTAGTGGGCATGATGTTGTTCAGTTGTTCCAGGATTTCCCCTCAGTTCAAGTCATTTCAACGACGGTTGTCGATCAAAAAGGCCAAAGCGATTTCGTCAGAATCACCATTCCGGGTTTACAAGGCAAGTCCCAAGGTAAGAATGCACCAACGTTAGGGATCATCGGGCGTTTAGGTGGATTGGGAGCCAGGCCTTCGCGCATTGGGGTTGTTTCTGATGCGGATGGCGCAATTGCTGCCATCACAACGGGATTAAAATTGGCTGAAATGCAGCAAAGAGGAGATGCATTACAGGGGGATGTGATCATTACAACGCATATCTGTCCAAATGCGCCAACTCGTCCGCATACACCCGTCGATTTTATGGATTCCCCCCTTGAAGACGCAACGATGAATCTTCATGAAGGGATCCCTGAAGCTGATGCAATTTTATCGGTGGATACCACCAAAGGAAATCGCTTAATTAACCATAAGGGTTATGCGCTATCACCGACGGTTAAATCGGGGTATATCCTACCTGTTTCTGAGGATCTATTGCGTTTAATGGAGTGGAGTAGCGGACAAAATGCAGTGACTTTCCCGCTATCTATCCAAGATATCACGCCTTATGGCAATGGGCTTCATCACCTCAATAGTATTATGCAACCAGCAGTTTCAACGACGGTTCCGGTTGTTGGTGTCGCCATTTGCACTGAAACTGTTGTACCGGGTTGTTCAACGGGAGCCAGCCATGAAGTAGACATTGCTGCGACTGTGAAATTTATGATTGAAGTCGCAAAAGCTTTCGGTGAAGGGCAATGCGCGTTCTATGATGAAGAGCAATATCAGTTATTAACTGAATTGTATGGTGATATGCATCATTTGCAGGCAACGGATGAACAATAA
- the cspD gene encoding cold shock domain-containing protein CspD, whose product MNTGTVKWFNNAKGFGFICPEDGGDDVFAHYSTIQMDGYRTLKAGQKVSYTLMIDGPKGAHATAIIPIIESGEAKTE is encoded by the coding sequence ATGAATACAGGTACGGTTAAGTGGTTCAATAATGCCAAAGGTTTTGGTTTTATTTGCCCAGAAGATGGCGGAGATGATGTATTTGCACATTATTCCACAATCCAGATGGATGGTTACCGGACACTCAAAGCGGGTCAAAAGGTCAGCTACACGCTTATGATTGACGGACCTAAAGGCGCGCATGCTACCGCCATTATCCCAATTATCGAAAGTGGTGAAGCGAAAACAGAATAA
- the clpS gene encoding ATP-dependent Clp protease adapter ClpS, whose translation MSDFLGTFKTDTIFKDEVEKTLQPPSMYKVLLNNDDYTPMDFVVEVLQKYFSFDEERATQIMLDVHFQGKGICGVYTAEVAETKAAQVNAFAREHEYPLLCTIEKV comes from the coding sequence ATGAGTGATTTTCTGGGCACATTTAAAACTGACACAATTTTTAAAGATGAAGTTGAAAAGACGCTGCAACCACCATCGATGTATAAAGTATTGTTAAATAATGATGATTATACTCCGATGGATTTTGTTGTTGAGGTGTTACAAAAATACTTTTCTTTTGATGAAGAACGCGCTACACAGATAATGTTAGATGTACATTTTCAAGGTAAAGGTATTTGCGGTGTCTATACTGCTGAAGTTGCAGAAACAAAAGCCGCTCAAGTCAATGCTTTTGCAAGGGAACATGAATATCCTTTATTGTGTACTATAGAGAAAGTCTGA